In a genomic window of Helianthus annuus cultivar XRQ/B chromosome 10, HanXRQr2.0-SUNRISE, whole genome shotgun sequence:
- the LOC110882275 gene encoding replication protein A 70 kDa DNA-binding subunit B-like, with protein MEHGNITYLKDLDLARRDYTVKVRVLRLWKQPMYNNPEQFYSIEMIVVDEEGTTMQANVLRRWFPKFEHLLNESDCYFIVKPTIGLNESKYKYVANKNKLGIYCDTDVYPCKDFNGPIYGFSFTSFKDIIDKTVPENKSIDVIGFVVDVKDLKKFKTARGKDTKKLNVIIQDLEMDSIYLSLWDSYADRILEHWENREQHGVIVVILQFATLKYFGRFGYVNSCFNVSKLFINSDVGEMTSFRNRLITNSAASSCSSQSSRLSGIFLSLYDEYVVRSEFNNIAEVNLNQAKSVVVVGTVQMISEDLPWYYFACKACNKKVFQKVNNDTPTVGVLVDEEEVYECKTATCKDTVIQYTQRLKIPLTVQDSSGTVSLTLFDRDACRILKTTAANLIEKHVAGGDKGLYPDEFEALLGKKFAFKIDISEFNIENNFWFFGVSKLTDDECHTPKIPHAGTPRDV; from the exons ATGGAGCACGG TAACATCACCTATTTGAAGGATTTGGATTTGGCTCGCCGTGATTACACTGTGAAGGTTCGTGTACTCCGTTTATGGAAGCAACCCATGTATAACAATCCAGAGCAGTTTTACTCAATCGAAATGATCGTTGTTGATGAAGAG GGAACCACCATGCAAGCCAATGTTCTCCGAAGATGGTTTCCGAAATTTGAACATCTTTTGAATGAATCAG ATTGCTATTTCATTGTCAAACCCACTATTGGGTTAAATGAGTCCAAGTACAAGTATGTGGCCAACAAAAACAAGCTGGGAATCTACTGTGATACCGATGTGTATCCATGTAAGGATTTCAATGGTCCCATCTATGGGTTCTCATTCACATCCTTTAAGGATATCATCGACAAAACTGTTCCAGAAAACAAATCTATAG ATGTTATTGGTTTTGTTGTTGATGTTAAAGACCTTAAGAAGTTTAAGACAGCAAGGGGTAAAGACACCAAGAAACTCAATGTCATCATTCAAGATCTAGA GATGGATTCAATATACCTGTCTTTGTGGGATTCTTATGCTGATCGGATTTTAGAGCACTGGGAAAACAGAGAACAACATGGTGTTATTGTTGTCATTCTGCAGTTTGCTACACTGAAGTACTTTGGTCGTTTTGGTTATGTTAACAGCTGTTTCAATGTTTCAAAGCTTTTCATCAATTCTGATGTTGGTGAAATGACTTCTTTTCGTAACAG GCTTATTACAAACTCTGCTGCTTCTTCATGTTCGAGTCAATCTTCTCGGCTTTCTGGAATTTTTTTATCATTGTATGATGAGTATGTTGTTAGATCTGAATTCAACAACATAGCTGAAGTAAATCTCAATCAG GCCaagtctgttgttgttgttggtacTGTTCAAATGATATCCGAAGATTTGCCATGGTATTATTTTGCTTGTAAAGCTTGTAACAAGAAGGTTTTCCAAAAAGTTAATAATGATACACCTACGGTTGGTGTCTTGGTTGATGAAGAAGAGGTTTATGAGTGCAAAACGGCAACTTGCAAGGACACTGTGATTCAATATACTCAAAG GCTTAAAATTCCATTGACTGTTCAAGATTCAAGTGGAACTGTGTCATTGACATTGTTTGACAGAGATGCTTGCCGAATTCTAAAAACAACTGCAGCTAACTTAATTGAGAAACACGTTGCT GGTGGTGATAAGGGTCTGTATCCTGACGAGTTTGAAGCTCTTTTGGGGAAAAAATTTGCATTTAAGATTGATATAAGTGAGTTCAACATTGAAAACAACTTTTGGTTTTTTGGTGTTTCTAAATTGACTGATGatgagtgtcacacccccaaaataccacatgcgggaaccCCGCGGgatgtgtga